In the genome of Bombus affinis isolate iyBomAffi1 chromosome 7, iyBomAffi1.2, whole genome shotgun sequence, one region contains:
- the LOC126918227 gene encoding cytochrome b-c1 complex subunit 8, which produces MGGKRFGELERVTGVTFFRLSPYEQSPFAGIREASKRFIKRCRAEFFFITPPFLCTYLLMEWANAEYYKLQRKNPKDYENDT; this is translated from the exons ATGGGAGGAAAGAGGTTTGGAGAACTTGAAAGAGTAACTGGCGTTACATTTTTCCGTCTTAGTCCATATGAACAAAGTCCTTTTGCTGGAATACGTGAGGCTTCTAAACGATTTATAAAACGTTGTAGAgcggaatttttttttattacaccTC CTTTTCTTTGTACTTACCTACTAATGGAATGGGCAAATGCTGAATATTATAAACTACAACGTAAAAATccaaaagattatgaaaatgaTACATAA